TTGCCAgccacccaccccccagcaacccccccagcacccacccctgACAGGCACTCCCCGATCACCCCACTATGTCCCACCCTGTTCCCCCAggcctccccatcccacccgTCCCCCCATCCTGGCCCAtcccactgccccccacccatgtgcccccccagtgccccacGGACACAGGCAGGCAACACTGTGTGTATGCGTGCGTGCGTGGGGGGTGTGCATGGGGGTGGTgggtgtgtggggctggggggtgttCATGGGGGGTGTGGGTGTACAGGGGGGTGTGTGGCGGATGCTGGGGTGTACTCCAGGGGTGCTGCATGCGCCTGTGTGCATGCCACTGTATGTGGGGGGTGCGGGTGTACCCACGCATGCACCTGTCTGTGCACCAGTGCGCACCCGTGGGTGCATATCCAAGTGTGGGCCACGTTCAGGAGCGTGGGCATCAGCCAGACCTGTGTCCCTGTGTCCAGGTGTCCCTGTGTCCATGTGTCCCTATGGCTGTGTGTCCCTGTGTCCAGGTGTCCCTGTGGCCCTGTGTCCATGTGTCCCTTATGGCTGTGTGTCCCTGTGTCCAGGTGTCCCTGTGTCCATGTGTCCCTATGGCTGTGTGTCCCTGTGTCCAGGTGTCCCTGTGGCCCTGTGTCCATGTGTCCCTTATGGCTGTGTGTCCCTGTGTCCAGGTGTCCCTGTGGCCCTGTGTCCATGTGTCCCTTATGGCTGTGTGTCCCTGTGGCCATGTGTCCGGGTGTCCCTGTGACTGGGTGTCCCTGTGGCCTCGTGTCCGTGGCCATGTGTGTTTGCTGTCCCCTGGTGGAGGGAGCCAGCGGAGAGCACTGTCTGTGGGTAGGTGATGTGTGTGGGGATGTACAAGCGTGTACATGCGTGTGCAAGCGTGTGCAAGCACGTACATCGCCGTGTGCACATGCGGgtgtacatgtgtgtgcattCATGAGCGAGTGTGTGCAACTGCATGCAGGTGTGTGCACGCATCTGCATGCGTGTGCAAGCGTGCACCAGTGTGTGCTTGCGTGTGCCCATGTGTGCCAGCCGCCCACCCAGGGACCACCCCCGACAGTACCCTGGGGTGCAGGGTCTCCATCACCCccctcagcagggctgcccaTACCTGCCTGCCCTGAGCAGGGGGGCTCGGACACTGCGCTGCCCTCGGGACCCTCAGCCCCTGCCGCCCTGCAGGAGAGTGACCCTCAGCACGCTCCCACCCTGCCCGCCAGCACCCAGGGGCCTGGGACCCTCGTGCCGTGGGCCAGCCCCCCTCGCCTCACCGCAGCCGGGCCCCCGCCTGCCGGAGGTGCCTGTAGagggtctgtgctgctgccgTGGGGTCCAGGGGGTCACTCCACTCGCTCAGCACCACGGTGCTGTGGGTCCGGCTGCACCCTGGCGCTGCCAAAGACAGCCACAGTGGGGGTACCAGGGGACCCCCACACCCCCTTTCCAGgggaccccctgccccgggctgcccACCAGCCTTACCGGTGCAGGtaggctgcaggcagcaggtccAGCGGCCAGCACGGAATGTGCCCGGGTGGCAGGTGGGCAGCATGGCCTCGTTGGTGCTGCTGGCCTGCCGCACTGCCCAGAGCCACTGCCACAGCTCCTGGGCGCTCTGcggggacagggagggagggtggcACCCCGCTGGCACCCATGGgcaccctgtgctgggcactgccagtgggaggaggagggtggagGTGGGCATAGGTGATGCTAACGGGGTCCTGGGTAGGGGTGGGCATCGGGGATGGTGGTGGGCACCAGGACCAGGTGACGGGGAGTGACATTTTGATGGCAAAGCTGCACAGGTAGGATCTGGTGGGGAGGTGGCACCGTGGGAGCCAGGGTACCCCAGTGACCCCAGTGCTAATAGAGCTGGTACCTCAGAGACTTCAGTACAGATATGGCTGGATACCCCACTGATCCCAATATACCAGAGCTGGTACCTCCATGACCCCAGTACAGTCAGGTTAGGCTACCCCCATTTCCCCAGTATAGCCAGGGCCCCGATAACCCCTGGACATCAGTACAGTCAGGGCTGGGTACCCCAGTGTTCCCAGTACAGCTCGTGCCTGAGCATAGATGGATTTGGGACCAGGACCATTTCCATTGTCCCCATGGCTGCCAGGGAGGGGGCTCCCAGGGTGGGGGGGCACCCACCTTGCACTGGATATAGGTGGTGtgaagctgcccagcagcatcctgcgCCACGATCTGCATGACGTGAGGGTGCTGGAAGGTGCTCTCATCCACCAGCTCCACCGCCCGCATCTGTGGCACAGGGATGGAGCAACGCACCTGGGGACCCCAAAACACCATGTCTCACTGCACCCACATGTTGTCCCCCTGGGGCACCCCAGACAGGGTGGGGGTCGCAGGCACCCACCTGCCACTTGGGGGACTTGGAGTAGGTCAGGGCCTCGGTGCTGAGCCAGAAGTACCTCTTCTTGAAGGCGAAGTGGGGCAGCAGGGTGGCCCCCCCCGCCGTGCGGGTGTGCAGGTACCCCTCTTTGATGGTGGCCGAGGGACGGAAAAGTGCTGGTGGCACTGGCCCCTCACCCACTGTGGCCATGGCACAGCCAgacagggaagcagcagcatcaccccaagtgccaccacctcccccagcTGGAGGATGCCCATCCCCAGCCATCCTGGCAGCATCCACATGGCAGTGAGTGCATCCCCCTCCCCGGGGATGCTCCCAGGATGTGGGGGACAGCAGCGATGATGCCATCCCCTGGTATCAGGTGCTGGCATAGCTGGACCCAGCACCAGTAGTGGCCCCCGTGTCCCCACTCACCCTCGGTGCTCTCCACTGTGACCAGGCTGTCCAGGAAGGCTTTGACACGGGTGACACCGGGCAGCAGGATGGCATGCAGCGGGGCCATCCATGGCTCcttgccctgccccagctgcagccccaggttGCCAATGCTCTGCAGCGCCTGACCCGTGCAGGGAAGAGCTCACAGTGCTGTACCCCCCTGGCATGGAAGGCTGCTCCCCTGAACCCCTCCGGCTGCTCCCCTGAACCCCGTGGGCTTGGGAATTGGGGAGGAAAGTGGAAAagtggagcagctggtgggtgATGGGGCATAACTGCTGCCCCAGGTTGGCTCCTGTGCTGTGCCCGGCAGGTGGTGGCATGGCCTGGTGATGGGCAGGGCTGGCCTCAAGCAGCATGGGAAGGAGCCAGCCTGTGGCACGTGGCATGGTGACAGGAGTGGCTCTACCTTTTTTGGGGTCCCCATCATTCCTTGTGGTCCCCATCCATCTCCTGGGTTCTTGTCTCGTCtctggagtctccatccttctCCTgggtccccatccctccctgggctccccagccctcctTGAGTTCCTCATtcccccccagggtccccatCCCTTCTCAAGGTCCCCGTCCCTCCATGGTGCCCCCATTCTTCCCCAggtccccatccctccctgggATCCCTGTCCCTCTCCAGGTTCCCTGCACCTTGGCAAGCAGTAGGAGCGTGCGGCCAGTGCGAGGGTCTGCGTGCTGCTCCCGGAGGCTGAAGAGCTTTGGGGTGAGGACAGCAGGAGCAAAGAAGCGGAGGAAGAGAAACCCACTGATGGAGAAGTACTGCACCTCCTGGCCGGGGACAGGGACAGCTCAGGGTGGTGGTCCCAGCAGCGTGCAGACCCCCAGTGCTGGCCCTGCCGCATGCCCCACCTCATGCTGTGCCAAGGGGAACCGCTCCTCCACGCGCCTGCGGAGCTGCTTGAAGGCCACCCTCATGAGGAGGGGACATTTCTCCACCGAGCCCACAATGGCATCAACGATGTCCCCCAGGTAGCccttcagcagctccaggctgctCTCTCGCACCTGCACCTCCGAAAGGGACCCCTTGAGTGAGATCCTCCTGCAGGGATACCACCAGGTCAGGGGCCACCCAATACCCAGGAATGGGCCACCCTTGTTGGCCAAAAGCCATCAAGATGACCCACAGGTTCAACAGCAATAGGTGACCCCCTCCTgcaggggacatggggatggaGATGGCTTGGATGTGCCAGGTGCCATGTCCCCCCAAGCCACCCCCCCGCACTCACCTGCTGCGGCTCAGGTCCATCTTGCCAGGGTCCAGCTCCACATACTTCTTCTCCTCAAAGATACGGTTCACCACAGGCTTCAGGACCTCGTGCAGGTAGGGCAGCCCCACCACCTGCAAGGGATGGAAGTCACCATTTGCATCTCTAGACTGTTCATAGATTCCCTGCTGGGACACAacccagctctgtgccctggTGCCATCACagggggatgcagcagggaCCTAGCCGGTGTCCCCTCCCCTGCTCaccttcatgaactgctccatGGACTTGGAGGCCAGTGAGTTGGAGCGGAAGAGGGTGTTGGGGTCCGCTGGAAGAGCACAGAGTCCATGGAGAGGTGGGCACGGGGTGATGCCCCAGCTGTCCCTGGTGCATCCAACCCTGGGGACATGTGGCACCTGTCCTGCCTCCCCCTTGGTGGCCCCACTTTTCTCCCCATGGGGGCCTGGAGGGACCCTGGCAGCCCAGTTTCCTGGCTGAGGGATGCAGGTGGTGCCCCTGGCCCTGGCACTTACTAGTCCTGGCCAGCTCACGGGTGGTGAGATAGTCCAGgaggggcacagccagcccctgccccaagaAGATCTTCACCAGCTTGGTAGCCACATCCTGGCGGCTCTCCCCTGAGGTCACCTCCTCCAGGATggtcagggctgtgctggcagggtgcTGTAGGGAAGGCAGGGTGGGCATGGTGAGGCCCCCGCACCTGGGTGATCCTCAGCCAGCCCTGCGTGTCGCCCCATCCCGCAGCACCCACCTGGCCAGGGCAGAGGATGGGCTCAGTGAGGAGTTGGATGAGGGGCTGGTAGTAGTGGGGGGGCAGGACCCTGTCCTCCACCAGCCGCACCGCCAGCCGTAgggtgcccagctgctgcctacAATGACATGGGGGGGCTCAGCCGGATCCAGCACCCTGGCTCCGTCCCAGCCGGAATGGAGGAACcaccctggggagctgctcaTGCACTCACCTGTGGTCCTcagtggtgctggggaagggcaggagctggAACCAGCCTTTGGTGGGGCCTGTGCAGATGGTGTCCAAGGGGAGCTCGacctggggggcaggaggcagggtcTGAGCACAGGGGAGGCATGCACCAGCACCCTCCTTGCGGGAGAGCCCAGGACACGCAGTGGGTCTGGATGTGGCACTGCCCCAGGCTCAGTGGGTGCACATGCCCCTGCCCCCACCACTGTGGGTCGTGACCCATAGTCACCTGGACCCCAAGCACGGGGAGGTAATAGGGGTGCAGAGGTGCCTccaggaccctgccccacaCCAGTGTGCCCCGAGGTCCTCACCTGTCCCAAGAAGTCATTCTTGCCCACGATGTCCCAGTCCCACACCTCCACGCTCAGCACAGCTTCCCCTGGCTCACCCTCTGCCAGCTCGAACTCGAGTACCTCGTCCCAGTGTGGGAAACGGGTTTTCTTAATCACCTGCTGGGAACAGGGACCAGTGACCATGGGGGGGGGACGAGGTGCCCAAGCCTCTGggtcccagcacccagcacgCCTCTGGGtctcagcacccagcaccctgacTCACGGCTGTCTCCAATGTACGCCCACAGCACGACACGCGGGCAAAGGGGTCCGAGGTGCCCGAGAGGTCCCGGGGGGCCAGGTCcctgtggggaggtgggggtcAGCAAGGGTGCAGTGGGCAG
The Falco rusticolus isolate bFalRus1 chromosome 1, bFalRus1.pri, whole genome shotgun sequence genome window above contains:
- the RASAL1 gene encoding rasGAP-activating-like protein 1, whose translation is MAKTTLLHCRVVEGKDLPAKDVSGSSDPYCVVKVDNEVVARTATVWKNLNPFWGEEYTLHLPRGFHSLTVYVLDEDTIGQDDVIGKVSLSRQQISAEPRGIDSWLSLVPVDPDEEVQGEIHLELQVPEQGHPRVLRCHLIEARDLAPRDLSGTSDPFARVSCCGRTLETAVIKKTRFPHWDEVLEFELAEGEPGEAVLSVEVWDWDIVGKNDFLGQVELPLDTICTGPTKGWFQLLPFPSTTEDHRQQLGTLRLAVRLVEDRVLPPHYYQPLIQLLTEPILCPGQHPASTALTILEEVTSGESRQDVATKLVKIFLGQGLAVPLLDYLTTRELARTTDPNTLFRSNSLASKSMEQFMKVVGLPYLHEVLKPVVNRIFEEKKYVELDPGKMDLSRSRRISLKGSLSEVQVRESSLELLKGYLGDIVDAIVGSVEKCPLLMRVAFKQLRRRVEERFPLAQHEEVQYFSISGFLFLRFFAPAVLTPKLFSLREQHADPRTGRTLLLLAKALQSIGNLGLQLGQGKEPWMAPLHAILLPGVTRVKAFLDSLVTVESTEVGEGPVPPALFRPSATIKEGYLHTRTAGGATLLPHFAFKKRYFWLSTEALTYSKSPKWQVRCSIPVPQMRAVELVDESTFQHPHVMQIVAQDAAGQLHTTYIQCKSAQELWQWLWAVRQASSTNEAMLPTCHPGTFRAGRWTCCLQPTCTAPGCSRTHSTVVLSEWSDPLDPTAAAQTLYRHLRQAGARLR